A region of the Perca flavescens isolate YP-PL-M2 chromosome 15, PFLA_1.0, whole genome shotgun sequence genome:
CCATGTTGTAATGATGACGGGGATCTCTCCATCCTTAATATACCTCTGTGACTGCATCTATCCATTTTACCTTGAAGTGAATCTTTAGTCTGTACGTCACTCCTTCCTTTAGAGAGAAGGTCTTCTCCTTCAGAGCCCCCAGGTCATCTGCatgaacaacaacaataaaacatcacCCATGGTCAACATGACACTCAAAATGACTCACTACATGATCACACTGCTGCTgatttacacatacagtaactaAAGCAGAATTGTATTAAGATAACCATCTGGAAAAATTGCTCATCTTCCccctaaaaatgtatttgaaaaatgACCATCTAAATGTGCGAGCTTTAGTGTGGTTTGCAAAGCTCCACGGGTATGGAATGAAATTGATTATACTATAAAAACGTTGTTGTGTGTCTGCTTTCAAAAAGAgcttaaaaggtgctgtaggtaggattgtgaagatccaggacttagccaaaaaatttgaacatcgacaacttctcagtccctcccccctttctgctaaagcccaaaatggtgtcgtaagcccctccccccacaagggagaatgaatgcgtgtgcatgagccgTGATTGACGCACAGTTAGACatccccccctggccctgattggtgcatctgaacagggtgtggtggatttttgcaaatcacactacaggctgtaggtggtgccagacaAGCtggatatgtttttttattacctgcttcatgtaggtcgactcgaacatagggtcagtttcagcaaatatgacagaaagttagttttataaggcttacctactgcacctttaagtttacTTAAAATACAGAATATAGCATGAAAGTGTGTCATTTTTGGAAGCCAATAGTAATGTTTAGTACTGTTTAATACCATAGCAGCTGGAAGTATGCATTATGATGTTTGCTTTGTGGTGTAcaaatgtaatacatttgtCTCACTGCATGACTAAATCATTGAAATATGCACTTAGTTCAGGGGATTTTGAGCATTTTCTTCTCATTGTTTTCAGCTAAATAAAAGGAATTAAAGTCATACTTAAGCGTATGATACCTTCTGTATTCATAACTCCAGTACAACTCTGACATATTGGTTATTTAGAGTTACTAAAACCAGAACGGCTTCTTTGTACAAACTGTCTTTGTCGTGCTGTTGGGTTGAATGGGTTCATATTGTAAAAGCACACAATCAGAAATGCATCCACTGCCTAATCACTTTATATCTCAATTTAAGCCCAACCATCAGTCCTGAGTGCCTCCTAATTGACAGGGAGAAACAAAGgaagggggagaggagaggaaggagagatagAGGAATGAGGTGAATAAAGAACAGACAGCAGTGACGTGTTGAGGAAAACAGACAGAAGACAGTCAGGCAAAGAAAGGAAGTGACctacagataacacacacacacgcacacacattaacaGAGCATATAGTACATTGCTCCCTCAGAAGTGCACTGTACAGGGTTTGATTCCCACCGCTGTCACccatattaaatatatatgcaCTTGTGGCACAGTTATGCACTTTACTGTAAGTAAAAAGCCTCCAAGAATCAACATATTGCTCTTACTGATGAGTAGTAGTCTCCCAAACTCTGCTTATGTTGACAGTCATGCTTTTACTTTAATTAAGAATCTACATGTCCTCCTGTGGTTGAGGAGCTTTATACCGCCACAGGAAACACTTACAACTCCCCATTAGATCAAATCTCCATATGTCATCGagcaataaagcttttcttcAGTGGCTGACATTTGGGAGATGTTTCACTGCTCCATATTTGTCTCGTTTTATTCATTCTATCTCCCTCTATAAACTGGTATGTAAATATCctctcccttctcctctcctctccttcctctcgtcttaagagaaaaagaaaagagaaaagatgcTGGCCTCCCCCAGGAGCGTCTGACTGAGAAAATAGGTCAGTGTGGAGAGCTGTCTACCtgttctccacacacacacacacgcacacgcacacgcacacacacacacacacacacacacacacacacacacacacacacacacacacacacacacacacacacacacacacacacacacacacacgcaggatgCACACATGGATGCACATGCACAGgcaaatacacacactaaacacacagctgTAGCTCACTGGGGGGATGCTAGACAATCCCCAAATATTAGGGTGTATTCCCTAATATTTGGGGATTGTTTAATGAAAAATGGCCACACTTTGGGACATCTTTATACATCTTTAGCTATATGCcaaaaaattacaaatgtttgatttatttctttttgttgttacaTAAAGAAATCACGTTTTGTAGTTGCTGCTTCAGAATAAAATATTAATCCAAAATACATGATCCTCATATAAAGAATTATGCATTcttatagattaaactacccaacaatatataaagTAGTTACTGTAATACTAGCTCCACATTGACCGGCGACAGCATAACAACAAGttcagctctgtgaggctgtactcagCCCAGCTgggctttgagctaaatgctaatgtctgCATGCTAACACGCAATGacagcaggtataatgtttaccatcttagtttaaCATGTTAGCTTGCTGCATCATTGGTAATAACCCGGtattataaaacatataatTATTAACACTATAAGGACCATTCTATATAATTAGTATTTTAACTTGTATTGCCGTTTTCTATTCACAAACTTTCCTCCcattaatatattattttttacaaattaaatacCCTTGAATTGATCACAAATCACTGACAAATAATACTGGACCCACAGCACACAATCAGTGTTGGGTAAAGATTAGTGGCCAACATAAAGAGGCCGATTACTTgccgtgagtgtgtgtgactgagtaGATGTGAGGTAGCATGCATGCTCAGCCAAACAACCCCGAACCTTAGGAACATGAAAGTTTAACAAAGCCAGTGCTTACATTTAAAGCACCAAAACGGACTTGTAGTACAGTATGTAACAGTATCAAAGTGTTGTGTTATATAGCATGGAAATATGGTTGTGTATTGTGATATCAACGAGatatataatttgtaaaaatcTACTCGTAGCACTGGACTCATAGTACTTTTGCAGGGAAATTACTTCACATAGAAATAATAGTTTTCTGCACATTTTGTagtaaaatgtttacatttatttgacatttaatgTACACCTGAAGCCAAAGTAGGTCACAGTATTGTGCTTATGTTTTTTGCATGGGTGTCCCCATTGGGAAAAGAATCCATACCTTTGGCAGTCATATTGCTGTATCCAccaagacacagagacacattaaaagtagtttttgtgcTGCCAGCTTAgcctgaaaatgttttttcatgtttcaaTGCATCAATGTTTAGGCCATTGATCTAAGCACAAGCAACAACtgaaatccaatccaatccactttatttatatagcacaattttaacaaacacaaggtttccaaagtgctgcacaaaaacataaaacagaataaataaattacacaataaaagcaaaataaaagaagaggtacccaatataaagataaatgcaataaaaagcagcagcattttgtacCAGTTGAATACGAGCAATGGAGGACCCACTAGCCCCtatataaagtgcattacagtaatccagccGAGTGGTCACAAAGGCATGGATTACTGTCTCAAAGTGTTGTCTCTGAAGGACTGCTTTGATTTTTGCCAGCTGCCTTAACTGGAAAAAGCTAGACTTCACCACAGCTTTAATCTGGCCGTCAAATTTGAGGTCAGAGTTCACTTTTACCCCCAAATGTTTTACAATTGGCTTGCGATACATACAAAATGACAAAGAAACTGTAAGTTATTGAGTGCATGAATGAAGTTGTCTAGTATCGACTCTATCTAATAATGTAGTAGCCGTGCTGATAAAAAGGTAGCTAGCGATGATATGTAAAGTAAAGATTAAAGTGATGACTTCAGAAAAATATGAGTGGTCAGACACGTTTCAAACAAGCCAACGGTTTAGAAAACTGATCCAAACCACTATAGCTATAGGTAAAACAGGAAGTGATAACATCTTTGATCTCTTATAATGTCAGTAAAAAGACCTCAATGCACAGGAAAACAGTACAGTAGGTCAGTGTTGAACTAAGTCGGTCTGTGATGGATTTACAATATGTTGCTTGTGTTTCTGAAGTTGGTCTTTTTAACCATGTCTCTTCGTTTCTCAGCAATgatggacaaaacaaaaaaaacaagtaattaTCCCAAAGATTTTGGGATAGATTCTTACAGTATTACAAACAAAACTACACAATCATCAAATGTCTAAAACTTAGATGTTGGATTACTTCACACCTTCTGAGTGCACGAGGGAACACGTATAAATAGGTTTGGATACCGAAACGCGGTGCCAACAGGGCACCGGTTCCGATGTAAatggtagtaacgagaccgaataagaatgaaaatttcggtgcctgatGTCGGTGCCTGACTTTCTTTTAACCGCCCCCTGGGGTTCCGGTGTCAGCACAGTTGTTGATCAGAACTGATAGTGAGAGGATCAATGAAGATGCCGAAGGCAAAACGCTCCAAGGTTTGGCTGCATTTCACGTCTAAGCATGCAGAATCTGCGACATGCAACAGATGCCTTAAACCAATGTCACGCAAGGGAGGTAACACGTCGAATTTGATGAAACATCTGGCGACACATGGAGTTTATTTAAAAGCCGAACAATGCACCGTGTTTGATAACCTGCGTGACACAAGGCCGAGCACTTCAACAGCAGCAGCCAGTGTCGGCCTCGCCGGACAAATCGAAGAGAGTCCCAGCCCTGCCAGTGTGGTGGTGGACAtcacagatgatgatgatgatgatgatgatgatgatgatgatgatgatgatgatgacgacagCAGCCTTTCCTCTTCTGCTAAGTCTAGTAAATGCCAACCGCAAATCTTGCATATCAAGTAGACTAGCAAACACCGTTTCCATTTAGTtgtcatttagtttttttaagtaCCGATTCGAGAACCGTTTAAAAAATACAGAGTAGGCACCGGTATCGGATAAAACCCAACCGATACCCAACCGTACTTATAAACTGAGAAGTTGACATGGACCCAACAACCTTGCAGAAATGAATGGTGTCTAATGGGACAACCAGTCAAGCGTGCAATAAGAGCGAGTATCTCTTATTTCCTCTACACATAAACTTTCAAAGTGTAGAGCAATCATCTTTACTATGGCGCAATGTATCTCCCCCTGTTTGGCcacccctccttctctctctctcgacaataaacacacacacacacacacacacacacacacacacacacacacacacacacacacacacacacacatgcagggtAGTGTCATCACTTAGAGCACAACGCTGCATTGGTAACAGCCTACTGTATAGTGTGTAATGAGGTCTCTAATGCATTCAGCCACCAATGGAAAGTCCATTTCACATCCAGCCTGGTGCCGGCTCGGCTATCTAACTGCAACATGATAACCCAGCAGGACCGATTATTACCCTGCTGCTCACTCTATAGATTAATGATGAAAGATGCTTTTCTCTCACACAGcaatttctctttttctcttcagcGTTataacacaagcacacacatacatccaaatTAAAACTAATCCTTATTTGAACAGCTTCCAGGGAAAATATGAGAATGACTTCAGTTTCTTCAGCAATTGAATGTACACAAGACTTTCCAGGTGCACTTGATAAACAACATATACAATGCTTTAGATACAGTGCAATCAAGTCTTTCTAAAAAGCTGAATGTCAAAGAGCATTTCCTGTATTGGACTGAAGGCTTTTTGTCTGCCTGTTAGGAAAAAGAGCAGAGCCCTACAGGGCTCTCACAAGCTCATGCGCAAGTGCTCTTTATTCACTATTGGTCAGAATTAACACAAAATGAATTAATATAATGCTGCAAATTTGGTGAAACAAGCCCCAGATTAATTGTGCAAGACTGAGCAAGACTGGCAAGATTTTCATGAATGTTCATACGCCATGAGTATATTTACATTGCCATTTCTAGCTGTCTCCTAAAAATTACCCTCATACATAACTAGCcttctgctttgctcccgtcatgaTTACTACAGCCACTAAATGGCGCCACCtaacaataaacataaatatgagacgtaattgctgcttgtacaAATTACCTATAGGGTTGTTTTGGGGGAGAAAAGTCTCAAAAAAGCATAAGGGACAGGTTTGATCCAGCAGAGGCCAAgctatcctgacttttagtccctagtatgagtcaagctccaaaaacactgcATCCTAAGTCTCAAGCCCCAGCCTATacagtgatgacatcacaatgacatcatcagggttatctttTCAAACTTGGCAAAagtcctccagagccacagaaaacaaaaacgaCAACTGGTTTCATAGGCTGATTAGTACTAGTAAACTGAACTTCATGTGTATAATCAGTGCAGTGCCGCTTTACACTCCACACCCCTAGTTTGTTATTCAGTCTTTCTGTTAATAATGTTTATTCCCAAAGTCCAAGCCAAGATTACTAAATTGAATTTCTATACActtttctcttcctccatcATATATTGAGATCAGATCTCAGAAGCATTAGGTCTGTCTGGTGTGGAGGAACAGCCTACTCTTTCCATTTCGTGCCATTCAGCAGACCTTCCATTACACAGTGAAACACGCACATTAAAGGCTGCTAGATACTCTCTGTGTGTTGAATCAGGGGGAACTGCATAGTATAAAGTCAGTATCGCCTAGCAACCAGGTGACCTTTCCTATTAGCAGTCTGTGATTCTGATCTgtgtcttttttgtgtgtgaatgttcatGTGTGTATAATTGTGTATATGATAGGCAGTTAAATCCTCAGATAAGAAAAAATCTGACCATGCATGCAGTGAATTCAGGAAGAagtgtagacacacacacacacacacacacacacacacccccgatCCTTGCTGTAGGGACTGACATAATCTCTTTGCAGCCACCTGATTACCATGcaccgcagacacacacatgcacacacacgtaaagaCACGCAAAGTCACGCacaagcgcgcacacacacacacacacacgcacacaaacacacaaacttaaACCCACCTCACTCCCCTTCCCTGAATGTCGCTTTCGCCTGCACCCAGGGGAAGACGTCAATACTGCCAACTAAGCAAACATTTagctgtctctcctctctcgtcCATAGACACACCCACTGCAGTCTTTCTGCACATAAAAGGCAGCACGTGGGGTGAGATGCCTTGCTCCAGGGCATATGAGGTCACCATATTGGGTGCGAGGGTATAGCAGCAGCACCATACCACATCCACAAGCAGGGTTTAGGGAGAGAAATGATGCTGGATAACGTAGAATAGGCAGAAGACTGAGGAAAGGAAAGCATTGTGTACCTGTCAGGTCCATGGTGATTGGTTCAGGAGcctcgtcacacagcagggtcaGTCTGGTCACCTGGACATTACAGGCCGTGGGGTCTGGTGAGGAAAAACAGTCTGGTTATGtagattgtttttttcatccactcattaattaatttgtttgaaatttattttaaaaagcgaTTTTTGGGGGTTCTTATGAATGCTTATGAACACACCCCTGCGGAACATttgtgtggggaaaaaaatatttggacGGACCTAAATTTTATCGGATATCCGCCTACGAAAATATTGTTTGTCCAATGAATCAAGCAATAAACCAACTAATAATATGCTGTTGATCGGCGAGGATTACAGGGTGCACGCTGAACATGTTATATACAGTAACGCATTATACAggtatattgtttgtttaatccatagacaaacagaaatgtaaatgaaaagtTGTGTCTTTATGTGAGGTTACGTGCTGAAACAATTTCTTCAGTTAATGGTCTTGCAAAACTTTCAGGAACGGTGATTGTGATTTAATTAAGAGATCTGGGAGACAAagcaagagtctacagccatgctagcagctttgTACTTAGTAGTTCATtgtgttaaaggtcctatgacatgctgctttttggatgcttttatataggcatcagtggtcccctaatactgtatctgaattctcttttatataggccttagtggtcccctaatactgtatctgaattctcttttatataggccttagtggtcccctaatcctgtatctgaattctcttttatataggccttagtggtcccctaatactgtatctgaagtctcttttatatagaccttagtggtccaataatactgtatctgaagtctcttttatatagaccttagtggtcccctaatactgtatctgaattctcttttatataggccttagtggtcccctaatactgtatctgaattctcttttatataggccttagtggtcccctaatactgtatctgaagtctcttttatatagaccttagtggtccaataatactgtatctgaagtctcttttatataggccttagtggtcccctaatactgtatctgaagtctcttttatataggccttagtggtccactaatactgtatctgaagtctcttttatatagaccttagtggtcccctaatactgtatctgaagtctcttttatatagaccttagtggtcccctaatactgtatctgaagtctcttttatataggccttagtggtcccataatactgtatctgaagtctctttccgacattcagccttggtgcagaattacagccactagagccagtcccacaatgagctttccttagtatgtgccatttctgtgtctgtagctattgaggacgGGGGCAAGGTagagggtggggtgtggccttgaccaactgccactttgctcatttgaaagccatgatgtctctctctctctctcttatgggtgggccaaattctctgggcgggcaaagcagagaaaggggaggtaaccttgctccttatgacctcataaggagaagattcagatcggcccatctgagctttcattttctcaaaggcagagcaggatacccagggctcggtttatacctatcaccatttctagccactgggggaccataggcaggctgggggaactcttTAACGTTacaaaacctcataaagtgaaattcatgccatgggacctttaaaaataacacatatgttagcatgctaatatttgctaattagcactaaatgCTAACTGCAGCTGAGACTgttgggaatgtcattagttttgtagatatttggtcataaatcaaaGTAGGCTATTGGGCAAACtgacattttcacacaaaaccACAAATTGTAATGGTGGTGCTACAGGAAAACTCAGGGGATCATCAAAGTTATTGCAGTAGGACTCTGGGAACTTTGAATGTCTGcagaaaaagaattaaaatgccattttagcgCCACACTGCTAAAATTgctaaaaagtattaaaagccCATGATACTACTGAAATTGTACATGTTAGAAATATCGAAGTCCATAAACATTTCAGTCATTGTAAAAGTAACCGCCCAATACTCATATTGGGCCATCAGGATTCAACATGGACAGATAAAAAGATAAGGGGCATCTGCTTCTCTCtgcttttcctttctctcattACAGCCTTTCCCACAGTATTCAATGGTAGTTAGATGTAAATGAGGTGGTGTTGAGTTACAGCAGTGGGGGAGTCAGAGCTAGCTGTCATGGCCCGGCTACTGGATTAGAGATGCTGAGGCAAGCAGATctgttccagtgtgtgtgtgtgtgtgtgtgtgtgtgtgtgttgtttgtgtgtgtgtgtgtgtgtgtgggtgtgctttATCAGAAGTTGATGACTGCGAGGAACTATGCACCAAGTCGTTATATTGAGTGAATGGTattattaaagctgcagtaacagCTACTAGGGTGAATCTATGGAAGTAAATCTGTTTCATcggattttgaaattaaaagcCATTGAATTTCAAGCACTAAATATTTATCCATTGAGATTATGTATCTCAATTTTCACCTGTATTTTTCTAAGTTCATAAATTCAGAATCAAAAATCCAACGTAAAACAATTCTATATAACAAATTCAGatgcaaaatacaatgtttaaaattcaactaatatactgtatattcaactTGCTCAAATTCAACAGGCCAAATTCAGCTGCGAAATGTAGTGTTTAAAATTCAGTGTTAACATCCGGTAACCCAAGGAAAAGCAATCGATTCTAGAATCTAGAGCCGGAGTTTGCCATAGTAGCAGCAGCCAACAACTGGAAACCTTTTACAATTTTCGTTTGCTATCTCACCATTAAATTCACTTATGAgatttttttatgcgagaaatcaactgtgCAGAGTTCGAATattgtgttttgttatttaaacaaacaatggaGGAAATAGACTTGTCCATGAGTCTATTGAGAGacttccagctgacagcggGGTCTGTGAGCATCACTGGTTGGCCGGCGAGCGAGCGATCCCGGCcgccaccagctggctgtcaCGTCAGACTGGAGCTTCTCAAGTCCGACAACATCggagccatcaattttcataaaactgcccatattcaaactctacacagttgatttctcgcataaaaaaagggTGTTCTCAAAGGTGAATTAAGtgatgaaatagcagacaaaaTAGTTGTTGGCTGCTGCTACTATGGCAAACTACCGATCTAGATTCTAGAATCGATTGCTTTTCCTTGGGTTCCCGGATGTTAACGCTGAATTTTAAACACTACGTTTTGCAGCTGCATTTGGCCTATTGAATTTGAGGAAGTTGAAAATATGTTAGTTGAGTTTAATACATTGTATTTTGCATCTGAATTGGAATTTATGCTAGAAATTCAATagctttttaatttcaaaatcctATGAAACAGATTTACTCCCATATGAATTACCAGCTCTTCTATCACCTCAGgtaaacattaaacacacacacacacacacacctgacggCAGTGTTTCCCTCCCCAGCAGGGTCTGCTTGTACTTGACGAGACTCTCGTCATCTTTGTCCAGTTGCCGAATCTCCTCCAAACTCTTCTGGACCGGAGCAATGTAGTTTAGGTTTCTGTCATCCTCTTCATCCTCAATAGGCCAATCCTTTTTGTCAGCCATTAGACCTTtcagaaagaagagagaatACCATTAAAGGGATAATGTTATAAGTTACAGTGATTGCAGGTATGTTTTCTGGACCATTGGATCCAAACTTTTTTTGTCTGACGTATCCCCACACTCCCTTATAGATGAACTCAGTCGGTCTATTGGAGTCTTAGGAGTGATGTTATAGTTCAGACACAGAGTTCAGACTTTGTTTTGGACTCCTCGTTTTTACCTCAACCACGACCTGTTGGGGTAAATCTAGGATGATCTGTGTGTATTTGATTATTTGATTTAGTTGTTTAATTTACCCACTTCTAAACCACTTACTTTCTCAATAATGAACAAATTCAATTCGTTACATGGTCTCTGACACAAATGCACCGTGCATACCTCTAGTCTCCAATTATCTGGAgaacaggacagacagacacaaactgtGCTGTGGACGTCTATTTGCTGTGCTGTAACAACCTTGTGTAATAGCCTctggttttgtttttactgttcaTAATGAGACGGCTCAGTGTACACCAGCTCAGAGCTGTATGTAGAGGTAATTGGATGTCACagagagtacacacacacatgcacgcacacaaacataccCACCAAAAGATATATAAATGCACAGTCCAACTGTGTCATGGATTCTGTAATCATTAGTGGAAATGAAATGTGTTGAACACGGACATAATGACCCCATACgagcacacgcacacgcacacgcattcACTCTTGTCATCTGCAGCACCCCACCCAGTCAGGGCCAAACACGGCTGCCTTCACCCATCACCATGGCAACCCTTTTAACTCCCTTTGCAGTGACATCACCTTTGCTGTTGATCTGTTTTATATTAATAtacacagtggagcatttatAGTGCATCAGTTTTAACACCCACactcacacccacacccacacccacacacacacacacacacacatacaaaaaagaaaCCTTTTAAATctgcatattttatatattaaactGTTGTTTTAAGCCCTCCGTTGGTGCTCTTTGTGTTGGATTCAGTTGATTTATGGAACGAGCTGAAAACAATTGCTAAAGTAAACGTCTCTCCTTTCCACTCTATAGTATGTCATACATGGATGGTACATGACTTCATAAATGATTCACCCAGCTGTCTGTATTTACATATCAAACTCTGCAGCTCGCCCCCTCACGAGCGTGCATGTGCACACATGTACACTGTACACGCACTGCAGCGTAAATCGGGTTT
Encoded here:
- the arhgdig gene encoding rho GDP-dissociation inhibitor 3 produces the protein MLWLTMCYRGLMADKKDWPIEDEEDDRNLNYIAPVQKSLEEIRQLDKDDESLVKYKQTLLGRETLPSDPTACNVQVTRLTLLCDEAPEPITMDLTDDLGALKEKTFSLKEGVTYRLKIHFKVNREIVAGLRYHQVTTRKGIKVNKAMHMVGSYGPKEEEHEFICPTDEAPKGLMSRGYYQVKSCFIDDDKNAYLEWEWNFNITKDWKE